The Plasmodium knowlesi strain H genome assembly, chromosome: 12 sequence CATGCTTATTTGGTCTGGGAACATGACGGTTGGTACATATGGGCATATATtcttatatacacataagtGTATTACTTTGTTACTTGTATATTCATGGATCTACCAGCCCGAGGTCGCAACTCATGGCACATTCAAACGTATGCCCCCCCTCTAAGGTAAACAACTTTTTGTTACTTCTTTCGGCAGTGTACTACTTTGCAAAACTGGAACAAATGGAGGTAATTTGCTTTTACGCAAGGTATCATTTCGCTGACGAGGATATGCTGTCTGTCGCAATAATATAAACGAAATAGACGTAACTCATTATTGAGGGGTATTCCTCGTGAACGTATTTTGGGTGGTGTTACAGGAATATGGGTAGTTCACCCTTTgggatgaggaaaaaaaagttgcgtTAATGTACAGtgaggaaggcaaaaaagtTACACGTATAGCGGTATCTTTGGCCTTACAAACAATCTATTTGTTCCTCGGGCGTATTTTTTTCGGCCTCCCCATGGGTGGGCTTTGAAATGGACCCCAACATGCGATTAATTTGATAGGCATAATTATAGCATCAGTGGTATACTCAAATTTTGTCATCTATAAATTTATCCTGTTCACCATAACAGTGTGTATCTATTTTGTGCATACAACTGTGATATGTTATGTTTAATTGTTCAGTATAATTGGGGCTGCATTGTGGTGTCGCTTTTTTTCAGCCTAAGTTACAAATCGGAATGATGGAGGAGCGCGCAGAGGGGGGAATATTATATACTGACGAGATTATTTACTCTAcgtagaaaaaatgaacataccACATTTTGTTCCGCACATTTGTATTTATGTTAATGTATTTTCCCAGTTTGGCTTTCTCAGTTTTATCTCCTATTTTTTGGCTAAGGAGTTCGGCATGCAGTGTAGGCTCCACACAAATTTGATCGAACGGATTTAAAGTTGTGCACATGTGAAATACCATTTTGGAGTTATCAcaaagggtgaaaaaaaaaaaaaaaaaaaaaaatgttcgtcAATACTGAACGAAATTACGCATAggtaagcaaaaaaaaaaaaaaaaaaaaaagtagataCTTTATTTTAACAACTTCCTTTTGTAAATCTCCAATGAGATGCTTTTCATGAAGGAAAActcttcctccattttgtgaaattGTTTTacagatttttttcccttaacaAACCACACTCCATCAATTTGACCCTCTCTTAACATATGCTAAAACTTTGCCGAAACGTAATTATAAGGGAACACTTTTTCACAACGGTGAGAAGTACCCCCTTGTGTAAGTATTTATGAAAATGCTTTGACCTTTTCCATATGATTATATTTCCTACCATTCACCGCCCCATTCTTGTTGCGCCCCTGTTGCTatattaaaatggaaaacgaaGGGCTAAAAAagcaggaaggagaagaaaataaaagaatattAATTTTACATAAACATTATAGAGAAGGGCCATTTGAGAACAGACTAAGGTTCGAGTGTGAATTAGAATTTGTGCAATCGCTCAGCAACATTGATTACATTAAGTATTTGTACGAAAACAAATACTTTAGCGATAAGAGGTTTTTAAATTATCTGAAGTATTTAAATTATTGGAGAACCAAGCCGTATGTTTTTTATAtccattttcccatttgccTCTACGTTTTGGAAATATTGAATGATGGTAAAGTTGATGAATATTTTAGCAAGGATAGCTCATTTATCAATTTCCTATATTACTTAAAATTGCATTGGTTGTTTTTTAGTTACCAAATTTAGGACATCTAACAAACggaaaggtggaaaaaacattttcattatacatacgAAAAATTGACTGGTTGAGTCAATATTCTTGTAGGATgaataaaaatacgaaacGTACTTGCATATGGTGTGCCCTCCAATATGTTTAACCATGAAGAGTgttagaagaaggaagacacaGGAGAAGAGGGGTGGGGGAAACCTTTTTTCCAAGGGATGTAGTCAATGACCACATATATCTTATATAATTCCCATTTTATGTTTTCATCAAATTGAAGAGATTATAATGTAACGCCTACACATGTGTGTCATTTTACTgctctccattttttgtaaaaaaaggagggaaataGACAGGTGTGGTCTACTATTTTGCTATATTCCCCTTTCCACAATTTCCTTCACCTAACTCTTATTTGCACATATATtccctttttggaaaaagcCTAAACGTAGAAACGACAATGAAGAAAGGCTTTTTTTCCAGGGTGCACTACAGTAATTGCGTTCACCACAAGTTTAAAAGAAGCAAGGAATGTTATTACAGCAAAGGTGCGGGTAAATTATTAAAGAATCTGAATTATTATtcaagaaaggaaaagaaagaaattttaaaaaaaattcatgaaaatattattcttaaaaaaaataatttgaaagaaaaactgACCCAATTCTATATAAACGATAAAGATGTGAAGGACATTTtcgagaaggaaagaatttcTAATGAGGATGATAAATTAGTGATAATTAAGCAGGTGGAAAGTAACGAAGAAGCGCTCATAAATAAGTTTAACAATTTCTACgatttgcttcatttttcattacaAAATTTAGAGAGACAAGGGGGGCAATTCTCAAACAACAGGAGGACATTTAAACTGAATGATATGACCAACTGCGTAAGTAGCAATGTATTTGAGATGCACGAATGTGTTACAACCAATTTGGACTTGATAAAAAAGTTTTTGGTTTTCATTGATAAGAATTTAGACGCATATGAAAGAACATCCTGTTGGTTTAAAATCTGTTTCTGCCTCAACAAAtttgtaatatatttttttaattattccttcccattcGTTGAATTTTTTGATTCGAAGCTCTTGTTCAAGTATTCTTATTTGTTTATAAAGTTAAGCCTTTTGGAGAATTCTGCTTTTGTTTCTAAACAGAATGAGAAAAGGacagaaaatatttacaccGTAAATATATCAAATGAGGAAATCTTTGATTtggtaaaaaataacaataaaaatgttatcaGGTTGTTGTTACTGTTGAGTGAGCGGAAGAGCCACGTGGACCTACTGGACCTTTCGGAGGTGTACTTGCTATATgtgaagaagacgaaaatTAGAGAATGGATTGAAAATGTGAATTCTTATCTTGTAGAAAGTGTGATGGGAAATCGAGGGGGATCGAGGCAAATGTCCACGTTCGTAGAAGAACCCAGTTATGAGAGTAAAGAAGTACTAGAACGGTCGTATGAAGAAATGTTCTGTGAAAAGGATAACAGAACAAATTACCATGGCTACTTCATTTGCCTCTATTTCAATCTTCTTTACTTAGTAAACAAATTGGTGAGTAATTATGTTTCATTCGTGCCCTATATGAATGATAACATACTTCCCCTTCTGGATTGTATAGGATTATTATGTGAGGGCATTTTAGAAGAGGACCATTTGagcgaaaggaaaataaaaaattggactCTCCTTCTGAGCAGAAGGGAGGTAGAAAAATACGTAATAAAGGATATAATAGCAGATGCTCCATTATCCAGGAACATACACTTGAGTGAATATGGTATTGGGGGAAGGGTGGCACCGGTTAGTGGTAAGGTTGAAGAAATGCATTTCCCATATGACGGGTTAAGTTACACCAAAAATGGGAACATGTTAGTGTGTGAAGATGACAGAAGAGGGACAAATGGGCTTACGCACGATGTGGAAGAAGATTCACTGCTGAGGAGGAGCCTCCTCCATGAGGAATGTTTCCTAAAATTGCACGAAAAGACAAAGCATATTTTGAAACTCCTTTTTGAAAACATGACACATTTGTTCATCCTAAGCGACTGTGAAGGAatcttaaaatttttgcaaacggTGTACCTAACGAGATATATGAATATGTGGAGCACAAATATTTTGTTCTATAGCATATGGCTGAATGCAGAATTTTTAGAAATGTATCAAGTGAAGAAtgtgttgttttttctttccctgtTTAAGAGCAACTTTATTTTAAAGAACATGGATTTGGGAAATTCTATTTACAGTTGGTACAATAAAAAGTTAATATTTTATCTCAGAAAAAAGATAGAAATTTATTTCGAAAATAACACATTGGAAAGTAGCATCAAGAGCGTGTTCATATTGTCCGATTTATTGAGTCACAAcaaagtgataaaaaaaattttactaaaaaaattacttctgttaaattttaataatataCAGCCAAGTCTTTTTtgtcaaatttttttcttactaaATAAGCTAAGATTTGATGCAAGCAATACGTTATTTTGTGAATTGTTTTTGAAACATTACAAGAGGGTTATTCACTCCTTGACGTGTGTAGAAACATTAGACCTGATTAAAAATGCGGAGTACTTAATaagtaggaagaaaaggaaaatattcgTCGTTCtgattttgtatttttttaagaagcTTGAGCAAAGCGCGGCTGTGGGATGTACCTCCCCCCCACTTCTCAACGTTAGTTACATTTTTAAGCTAATTAACATTATAAACAAGTTTAAATTGTTTGAATTTTGCAGAAAGGATTATTTTCTGCCAATTTAtcgatttatttttttcgcaaaggaagggggaaatggagTAGGGGAAAGAGCAGCGTGGGTTTCATCCGATAGTTCCAATTTTATGGACACATCCAAATGTAAccattattcttttttaataaaaaataaccaGACGATATTACTTGATGTGAGGGAAATGGAGacaagggaaaaagggaaagataTTCCACTGTTGAAGGAACATAATGGATGTAAAGATTCATATAAGGATTTGCCGAATGAGAAGGATATAAAATTCGAAGTCAGTAAGCTAAATGAGCAAAGGAACTTAATGTGCACAAAACACTTAAGGGTAAAATTGGAAGTATTAACAACGAGCGAAATATTAGATTTGATCTTCTTCAGCATAAACATAAGGAAGAATATTTACCTCATTGGTGAGCTTCATACAGAACTATTTTATAGGATCCTCCGAAGTGCgaatttttctaaaaagcAAATAGTCCTATGTTTTAGAAGCATATGGATGTCGAGAGTTTTTCACCTCAACTTTTTTGAGGCCCTAACGGACATGGTAACGAACAACATAAAAATGGTTAGCAACTCCATTTTCGCGTTGGACATATTACTATGCTTGTGTTCTTATAAGCACAGGAACATATACGACTCTTTGGTAGTTTCGCTTTTTGACATGTGCTTGGACGatattgataaaattttaaaaaatatgaaaacacaagttcttttctattcctgtGTTATATTCTTGGAAGTGTACTACCCTTTGCTATTTTTGAAAATCAtaagaagagggaaaaacctttttcgaaaaaacagaaaaaacagTTCAGAACAGCGGCACGGAGTTGGGGTAGACTTAAATGGAAACCTCCCCAATGTGAAACCCTTCAAAGGGAATCAGAAGAATGGAGTTCCTTGGAGGCATGTTGGTGACACCCTGGAGGAGCATACAATACAAACGAACGTAAAAAGGAATGATGCACAGAGTGGGTTACTGATCGATATACCCAGTGATGCGGTGAACAACATCATAAGGGATCCTGTTGGAAGGGGTGAAGGGGAAGGTGATCTGATAATGACGATGCGGAAAGAAACAGACATTTGTTTGGAGGACAGTGGAGATTCCGAGCACCCCGCTGATGTGCTAAAACATTTGAAGCaagttttccttttgcagcaaaaaaaacatgcctATAGTTATGACTTAATTAACTTTTGCGAAACATTGCACAAATTAAAGATAACCAAGATTAAGGTTAATAATATCCccaatgttttttttaaaaatcacGAAATTGATGATTTGCTTGTGTTGAATGTATTTTATCCGGCTTTAAAGTTCTGCATCATTTTTACAAGAGGTGAGAAGGCATCAAAAAgcttgaagaaaattattcatGCTTCGAAAATTTGTAAAACGTCAGAAGTACATAATGTTAATAAAGGCGCTGTGGACATTTCACTCACtgaagaaaagaacctttctGAGGGAACATTCAATTTGCACAGAACGCAGCGCTGTAATGGGGAGAGTGTAAATAATGCCGATGGTGTTGATAAGGACAACGAGCTTAGTAGTCGTTCTCACAACTGTCGCGAGAACGATGTGGACATTCTCGCGCAAAAACTATATTTACTTAAAAAGCACAGAATAAATACCATGGTAATACCCATAGAGAAGGTCGACTTGTTTTTTAAAGTAAACCTTGTGGAGGAACAGAATGCCATCATAAACGAATCGAACATGATATTTGAAAAGGTGTATCAACAAATTTTAGCTAGTAAGAGGAAGGACATTTTAGCCGATCGTAACATCTTAGCATCACTCATGAGGAAGCAGTTGCAGTATATTTTCCAGTTAAGTTAAAATGATGCATGAAGAGGGGGAGATAGAAGAACACACCCTGGGATGTGAGGTATGAATGCATTAGTGCAGTGGAAactgacttttttttctttctttcttttttggggggCGCTATTGTTAATGTTGGTCTTTTCCCGTTGCGtctgtttgtttgtttgtttgtttttttcaccttaGAATATGTGCAGGAGAGAGTTCCCTATTTTTCAGTACTTTTCTTGCACCCTAGCAAAATAAAAGCTTTTAAAAATGGCAGAATATGCCCCCAATAAGGGTGAGTCCCATAAACTGCTAATTTTTGTCCGCTTTAACagagccattttttttttttttttttaattttagaattttttgtgaaaaaaaataaatggccAGCAGGATGTTGTTAATGTATTTACCTTTCTTATGACACTATgtgcattcctttttttttttttaaaaaaacctATGATTTGTTTGTAATTTtagatttttcaaaatttatcAACTTATATTTTGTTAACTTTTTCTTAATCCTACAAAATGGGCGCAGTTTAGCTTTAAGTCGTTTAGAGCGCGAAGAGGTTCACACATGCGCAGTTggcgcaaaaaggaaaaatagaaagaaaactCATCGTATCATTAACTGGTAAGCACTTAGGGG is a genomic window containing:
- a CDS encoding SOH1-like protein; its protein translation is MENEGLKKQEGEENKRILILHKHYREGPFENRLRFECELEFVQSLSNIDYIKYLYENKYFSDKRFLNYLKYLNYWRTKPYVFYIHFPICLYVLEILNDGKVDEYFSKDSSFINFLYYLKLHWLFFSYQI